The Deltaproteobacteria bacterium DNA segment TTCGGCTACTACATCGAAGTGACCCGGGCCCACCTCGACAAGGTCCCCGGCGACTACATCCGCAAGCAGACGCTGGCCAACGCCGAGCGGTTCATCACCCCGGAGCTCAAGGAGTTCGAGGGGCGGGTGCTGCGGGCGCAGGAGGGCCGCGCCGCGCGGGAGGAGGAGCTCTTCCTCGCCCTGCGGGATTCGCTGAAGGGATCCCTCCCGGCGGTCTACACGGCGGCGGAAGGCGTGGGCGAGCTCGACGCGCTCCTCTCCTTCGCGGAGCTCGCCGCGGAGAGCGGCTACGGGCGGCCGCGGGTGAACGACGGGCGGGAAATCGTCATCGAGAACGGGCGCCACCCGGTGGTGGAGAAGATCCTCGGGCGGCACGCCTTCGTCCCGAACGATTGCCTCCTGTCGCCCGAAGGGACGCGCCTCGCCGTCCTTACCGGACCCAACATGGCGGGGAAATCCACCTATATCCGGCAGGCGGCCCTCATCGTGCTGCTGGCGCATGCGGGCTCGTTCGTCCCCGCCGACCGCGCGGAGATCGGTCTCGTGGACCGGATCTTCACGCGCATCGGCGCCTCCGACGATCTCTCCCGGGGGGATAGCACCTTCATGGTGGAGATGCGGGAGACGGCGCGGATCCTCGACGGCGTCACCGACCGGACGCTGGTGGTTCTGGACGAGGTGGGGCGCGGGACCAGCACCTACGACGGGCTGAGCATCGCCTGGGCGGTGGCGGAGCACCTCCACGACTCCCCGGTCCGACCCAAGGTCCTCTTCGCCACCCACTTCCACGAGTTGACCGACGTCGTATCGACGTGCGCGAACGCGCGCAACTTCCACGTGGCGGTGCGGGAGTGGCAGGGGGAGATCATCTTCCTGCGGCGGATCGACGAGGGGAGCGCGAGCAAGTCGTACGGCATCCAGGTGGCGCGGCTGGCCGGCCTGCCGGCCTCCGTGGTGGACCGGGCCCGGGATATTCTGAAAAACCTCGAATCCGCCGAGTATAATGAATACGGGTTCCCGACGTTGGCGGGCGCGCGGGTCGCCAGGGAATCCGCCGACACCCAGATGGAGCTGTTCTCCCGGCGCGCCCGGGTGGACGAGGACGCGGTCCTGGACCAGATCCGCCGATGCGAACCGGAGCGGCTCTCCCCGCTGGACGCGTTGATGCGCCTCGCGGAATGGAAGGGGAGGCTGGGGAAAGGGTCGACTTGACACTCCTGCGGCGACAGCTCGGCGCGGCGGTCCTCGCCGTCTTCCTCTGCGCGGCGGGTCTTTCGCTCGCCGCCCCGCCGGCCGCCGATGCCGCTCCAGGCGTCCCGCGCGTCTCCGACATCCGGGCCTGGACGAACGAGATCTACACCCGCGTGGCGATCGACACGGGGGAGGAGGTCTCCTGGCAGGCGAACACCCTCCGCGCCGACCCTTCGCTGCGCCTTCCTCCCCGGATCTTCATCGACATCCGCGGGACCGCCATCCTGGACGAGATCCTCCACAAACCGGTCAAGGTCCGCAACGGCCTGCTTCGGCAAGTCCGGGCGGGGCGATTCGACGGCAACACGGTGCGCGTGGTGATCGACCTCGAGCGGGAGAGCACCTACCGCGTCTTCGCGCTTCCGAGCCCGTTCCGGATCATCGTGGACATCGACGGGGAAGGGGAGATCCCCGTTCTCCCGGCGTCCCCCGAGGCCGTCGCCCCCCCCGGTCCCGTCGCCGCGGAGCCGTCACCGGAGGATCCGGCGCCGCCCTCGATGCCTCCGCCCCTTTCCCCCCCGGCGCCGTCCGCCGGTTCGGCGGGTTC contains these protein-coding regions:
- the mutS gene encoding DNA mismatch repair protein MutS — translated: FGYYIEVTRAHLDKVPGDYIRKQTLANAERFITPELKEFEGRVLRAQEGRAAREEELFLALRDSLKGSLPAVYTAAEGVGELDALLSFAELAAESGYGRPRVNDGREIVIENGRHPVVEKILGRHAFVPNDCLLSPEGTRLAVLTGPNMAGKSTYIRQAALIVLLAHAGSFVPADRAEIGLVDRIFTRIGASDDLSRGDSTFMVEMRETARILDGVTDRTLVVLDEVGRGTSTYDGLSIAWAVAEHLHDSPVRPKVLFATHFHELTDVVSTCANARNFHVAVREWQGEIIFLRRIDEGSASKSYGIQVARLAGLPASVVDRARDILKNLESAEYNEYGFPTLAGARVARESADTQMELFSRRARVDEDAVLDQIRRCEPERLSPLDALMRLAEWKGRLGKGST
- a CDS encoding N-acetylmuramoyl-L-alanine amidase; this translates as MTLLRRQLGAAVLAVFLCAAGLSLAAPPAADAAPGVPRVSDIRAWTNEIYTRVAIDTGEEVSWQANTLRADPSLRLPPRIFIDIRGTAILDEILHKPVKVRNGLLRQVRAGRFDGNTVRVVIDLERESTYRVFALPSPFRIIVDIDGEGEIPVLPASPEAVAPPGPVAAEPSPEDPAPPSMPPPLSPPAPSAGSAGSIRKHRMRVMIDPGHGGKDPGAIGPTGLKEKDVVLAIGRKIREKLSRSGEFDVRMTRDEDVFIPLEERTAMANKGRADIFVSLHINASRNRMAEGYSTYVLSRGASNRE